One genomic window of Prochlorococcus sp. MIT 0801 includes the following:
- a CDS encoding aminotransferase class IV codes for MTENKKEKLGWINGHWGIFKDLKVPINDRGLNFADGIFETIFILNGVPQLLNEHLNRWEKSASILEMNPPPSKEWLISLVEDGINRAELKNINGVIRINWTRGESEQRGIDINKTSLHSFWLEIDSFQPNFEPISTIISQTERRNSFSRLSSCKTFSYNQGIQARIEAKNLGFNDALLLNSQGEICCATTANILVKRENNWLTPPSNSGCLPGIMRQRGIELNIIKEALIEATPQDNDEWFLINSLSCRPIQKINKKELKISTNPKEFWLSLLKI; via the coding sequence ATGACTGAAAATAAGAAAGAAAAATTAGGCTGGATTAATGGTCACTGGGGAATCTTCAAAGATTTAAAAGTACCTATTAATGATCGAGGTCTCAACTTTGCAGATGGAATCTTTGAAACGATTTTCATTTTGAATGGAGTTCCGCAGCTTCTTAATGAGCATTTAAATAGATGGGAAAAAAGTGCAAGTATTTTAGAAATGAATCCTCCACCATCAAAAGAATGGTTGATTTCGCTCGTTGAAGATGGCATTAATAGAGCAGAATTAAAGAACATCAATGGAGTCATTCGTATTAATTGGACCAGAGGAGAGTCCGAACAACGTGGAATTGATATCAACAAGACAAGCCTTCATAGTTTTTGGTTGGAGATAGATTCTTTTCAACCAAATTTTGAACCTATATCTACAATAATCAGTCAAACCGAAAGAAGAAATTCTTTTAGCCGATTGAGTTCTTGTAAAACATTTTCCTATAACCAAGGGATTCAAGCACGTATTGAAGCAAAAAATCTAGGCTTTAATGATGCACTATTATTAAATAGTCAAGGTGAAATATGTTGTGCCACGACAGCAAATATATTAGTAAAAAGAGAAAATAATTGGTTAACTCCACCATCTAATAGTGGTTGTCTACCTGGCATAATGCGTCAACGAGGAATTGAGTTGAACATAATAAAAGAAGCTCTCATTGAAGCGACACCACAAGATAATGATGAATGGTTTTTAATCAATAGTTTAAGTTGTCGTCCAATTCAAAAAATAAACAAAAAAGAATTAAAAATATCAACTAACCCCAAAGAATTTTGGCTGAGTTTGTTAAAAATCTAA
- the cobA gene encoding uroporphyrinogen-III C-methyltransferase, giving the protein MNTNQFGTVHLVGAGPGDPDLLTVKAQKLISKCDALVYDSLVPIELLELVSSNCQLHSVGKRRGHHSVPQRTTNDILFDLAKSYSCIVRLKGGDPFLFGRGAEEASYLHKKGVPVQVVPGVTSGIAAPAYVGIPITHRRAGSSVTFVTGHEGIDKKRPAVNWRSLAKSSDGIVIYMGVHNLKFISAELIAGGMNPETSAAVIEQGTVIGQRYIKSPLVKLFDRVQEENIRSPAIVVIGSVVDFQVEACSPKPAEVTFPIPI; this is encoded by the coding sequence ATGAATACAAATCAGTTTGGCACTGTGCATCTTGTCGGAGCAGGTCCTGGTGATCCCGATTTATTAACAGTTAAAGCGCAAAAACTAATTAGTAAATGTGATGCGCTTGTATACGACTCTTTAGTTCCTATAGAGCTACTTGAATTAGTTTCTTCAAATTGTCAACTTCATTCAGTGGGTAAGAGGCGTGGTCATCATTCGGTTCCTCAGAGGACAACGAATGATATTTTATTTGATTTAGCAAAGAGTTATTCTTGTATTGTTAGATTAAAAGGTGGTGATCCATTTTTGTTTGGTAGAGGTGCGGAAGAAGCTTCTTATCTTCATAAAAAAGGGGTTCCAGTACAAGTAGTACCTGGGGTTACATCAGGTATAGCTGCTCCTGCCTATGTTGGGATACCTATTACTCATAGACGTGCTGGATCTTCAGTCACTTTTGTGACTGGACATGAGGGGATTGATAAAAAACGCCCAGCTGTAAATTGGCGGTCTTTAGCGAAATCCAGTGATGGAATCGTTATATATATGGGTGTTCATAATTTAAAATTTATCTCAGCAGAGTTGATTGCTGGTGGTATGAATCCTGAGACGTCTGCGGCAGTAATTGAGCAGGGTACTGTTATTGGTCAACGTTATATTAAGAGCCCTTTGGTAAAGCTTTTTGACCGAGTTCAAGAAGAAAATATAAGGTCTCCTGCGATTGTTGTAATAGGTTCAGTTGTGGATTTTCAAGTAGAAGCTTGCTCTCCAAAGCCAGCTGAAGTGACATTTCCAATTCCTATATAG
- the queC gene encoding 7-cyano-7-deazaguanine synthase QueC, with protein sequence MIEQTTIALLSGGIDSATAACIAMEAGQKVIGLSFDYGQRHLKELQAAADLAKNLNLEDHITIKIDLSSWGGSSLTDTSQAIPTKGIQKNTIPNTYVPGRNTIFVAIGLSLAEARGANRIALGINAMDYSGYPDCRPDYLKAYQELANLSSRVGREGKGIKLWAPLLDWEKTKIFEEALRLKIPIEKTWSCYQGESKPCGRCDSCRIRDKALKEIGREDLCSQNI encoded by the coding sequence ATGATTGAACAGACAACAATTGCATTACTTTCTGGAGGAATTGATTCAGCTACAGCTGCATGTATCGCTATGGAAGCTGGGCAAAAAGTAATTGGATTATCATTTGATTATGGCCAGCGACATCTTAAGGAGTTACAAGCAGCAGCAGATTTAGCAAAAAATTTAAATCTTGAGGATCATATAACAATAAAGATTGATTTATCTTCTTGGGGTGGTTCCTCCTTGACCGACACGTCACAAGCAATACCAACTAAAGGCATACAAAAAAATACTATTCCTAACACTTACGTTCCTGGTAGAAACACGATCTTTGTTGCTATTGGTTTGAGTCTTGCAGAAGCACGTGGAGCCAATCGAATCGCATTAGGAATAAATGCAATGGACTATTCTGGATATCCAGACTGTAGACCGGATTATTTAAAAGCATATCAAGAATTAGCTAACCTATCGAGCAGAGTAGGACGCGAGGGAAAAGGGATAAAACTATGGGCTCCACTACTAGATTGGGAAAAAACAAAAATCTTTGAAGAGGCATTACGCTTAAAAATTCCTATAGAAAAAACATGGAGCTGCTATCAAGGTGAAAGTAAACCGTGTGGGAGATGTGATAGTTGTCGTATTAGAGATAAAGCATTAAAAGAAATAGGTCGCGAAGATCTATGTAGTCAAAATATCTAG
- a CDS encoding 7-carboxy-7-deazaguanine synthase QueE: MGSSLPVVECFHSLQGEGEHAGRSAYFIRLASCKVGCPWCDTKDSWNSELHPQQSLIDLSTQTAKAQEEGAAFVVITGGEPLHHNLDDLCKEIRKSTLNPEKKSIPIHLETSGVDMLSGKPDWITLSPKRHSPPRLDNLLSCQELKVVIQNAEDLVFAKTMADSIKNNGKIKPQLFLQAGWENEEGQTLAIKFVKNNPNWRLSMQTHKWLGVL, from the coding sequence ATGGGATCTTCTCTACCAGTAGTGGAATGTTTTCATTCTCTACAAGGAGAAGGAGAACATGCAGGTAGAAGCGCTTACTTCATCAGATTGGCTAGTTGTAAAGTTGGATGTCCCTGGTGTGATACAAAAGATTCGTGGAATTCAGAACTTCATCCACAACAAAGCTTGATAGATTTATCAACTCAAACAGCCAAAGCTCAAGAAGAAGGTGCAGCCTTTGTTGTAATCACGGGAGGCGAGCCATTACATCATAATTTAGATGATCTCTGTAAAGAAATTAGAAAATCTACACTCAACCCAGAGAAAAAATCTATTCCAATTCATCTCGAAACTAGTGGCGTAGATATGCTAAGTGGCAAGCCAGATTGGATAACATTATCTCCTAAACGGCATTCTCCTCCACGCCTTGATAATCTCTTATCTTGCCAAGAATTAAAAGTTGTTATCCAAAATGCTGAAGATTTAGTTTTTGCTAAAACAATGGCTGATTCAATAAAAAATAATGGAAAAATTAAACCTCAATTATTTTTGCAAGCAGGATGGGAAAATGAAGAGGGACAAACACTTGCAATCAAGTTTGTCAAAAATAATCCAAATTGGAGATTAAGTATGCAAACTCACAAATGGCTAGGTGTACTCTAA
- a CDS encoding CbiX/SirB N-terminal domain-containing protein, translating into MKSTFESFSSSVLSVSSINPLSSPEIICSRVSRISHHLNFNKLAESTNTSSDVHQKLSLLPNRINCEPPHHLHLLVHGSRGGEIHPSLLSLVDQLKRHKNRSVSIEALTDDNPEQIDIGNRSVFLVPLFLLPGSHVCIDVPKIFKRLQEEGQNIKLFPFLGSFIPWLSLIDDLITSQSPFLKPALIHHPVSSDTSDVFLKSLEKFLNIPLYSWSRWNQDTVKKEKNYLPIPYLLTPNKNVEIDSKGEQLKSLLEIDIIHRGLVNILGNLP; encoded by the coding sequence ATGAAAAGTACTTTTGAATCTTTTTCTTCCTCTGTATTGAGTGTTTCTTCGATCAACCCCCTCTCCTCGCCTGAAATTATTTGTTCTCGAGTATCTAGAATTTCTCATCATCTCAATTTTAATAAATTAGCTGAAAGTACTAATACATCTTCAGATGTCCATCAAAAGTTGTCTTTGTTACCAAATAGAATTAATTGTGAGCCTCCTCACCATTTACATTTACTAGTGCATGGTTCTAGAGGTGGTGAGATACATCCATCTCTTCTTTCTTTGGTTGACCAATTAAAAAGGCATAAAAATCGCTCTGTTTCAATAGAGGCTTTAACTGATGACAATCCAGAGCAAATTGACATCGGTAATAGATCAGTGTTTTTAGTTCCTCTTTTTTTGTTACCTGGAAGTCATGTTTGTATTGATGTACCAAAAATATTTAAACGTTTGCAAGAAGAGGGACAAAATATAAAATTGTTTCCTTTCCTAGGTTCTTTTATACCATGGCTATCATTAATAGATGATCTGATAACTAGTCAGAGTCCTTTTCTTAAACCTGCGTTGATTCATCACCCTGTCTCTTCAGATACTTCAGATGTTTTTCTTAAGTCCTTAGAAAAATTCCTAAATATTCCTCTTTATTCATGGTCTAGATGGAATCAAGATACTGTTAAAAAGGAGAAGAATTATCTTCCTATTCCCTATCTTTTGACTCCAAACAAAAATGTAGAAATTGATAGTAAAGGAGAGCAGCTTAAATCTTTGCTTGAGATTGATATTATTCATCGTGGTCTTGTTAATATTTTGGGTAACTTGCCATGA
- a CDS encoding CTP synthase, which produces MAKFVFVTGGVVSSIGKGIVAASLGRLLKSKGYSVSILKLDPYLNVDPGTMSPFQHGEVFVTEDGAETDLDLGHYERFTDTAMSRLNSVTTGSIYQAVINKERRGDYDGRTVQVIPHITREIRERIKRVANNSGADVVISEIGGTVGDIESLPFLEAIREFKGDVKRNDVVYVHVTLLPYIGTSGEIKTKPTQHSVKELRSIGIQPDILVCRSDRPINDELKNKIGGFCGVNSDAVIASLDADSIYSVPLALKDEGLCKEVLDCLDLNDHESDLKDWERLVHKLRNPGPSVKVALVGKYVQLNDAYLSVVEALRHACISHDASLDLHWINAENIESEGAEKLLQGMDAIVVPGGFGNRGVNGKIAAIRWAREQRVPFLGLCLGMQCAVIEWARNIAGLEDASSAELNPNSKHPVIHLLPEQQDVVDLGGTMRLGVYPCRLQANTTGQSLYNEEVVYERHRHRYEFNNSYRTLLMESGYVISGTSPDGRLVELIELKNHPFFIACQYHPEFLSRPGKPHPLFGGLIQAAQMRVPSSPSEAFNPQSKIIEKKSLEQQ; this is translated from the coding sequence ATGGCAAAATTTGTTTTCGTCACTGGTGGTGTAGTTTCAAGCATTGGCAAAGGAATTGTTGCCGCAAGTCTTGGCAGACTACTTAAATCAAAAGGGTACAGTGTTTCGATTTTGAAGCTTGACCCATATTTAAATGTTGATCCTGGGACGATGAGCCCATTTCAGCATGGAGAAGTTTTTGTAACTGAAGACGGGGCTGAAACTGATTTAGACCTTGGGCATTATGAGCGCTTTACAGATACTGCAATGTCAAGACTAAACAGTGTCACGACAGGTTCTATTTATCAAGCTGTTATTAATAAAGAAAGAAGAGGTGACTATGACGGAAGGACAGTTCAAGTCATCCCCCACATTACTCGTGAAATTCGCGAAAGAATTAAACGTGTAGCAAACAATAGTGGTGCAGATGTAGTGATATCAGAAATTGGAGGAACAGTTGGAGATATTGAATCTCTACCTTTTCTTGAAGCAATAAGAGAATTTAAAGGAGATGTAAAAAGAAACGATGTTGTTTATGTTCACGTCACGTTATTGCCTTACATAGGTACATCTGGAGAAATTAAAACCAAGCCAACACAGCACTCAGTAAAAGAATTACGTTCTATAGGTATTCAGCCAGATATTTTAGTTTGCCGCAGTGATAGGCCGATTAATGATGAATTAAAAAATAAAATAGGGGGTTTCTGTGGAGTTAACTCTGATGCGGTAATAGCATCCTTAGATGCTGACAGTATTTACTCAGTGCCATTAGCGCTCAAAGATGAAGGACTTTGCAAGGAAGTATTAGATTGCTTGGATCTGAATGATCATGAAAGTGATTTAAAGGACTGGGAACGATTAGTCCATAAATTGCGCAATCCAGGCCCTTCTGTCAAAGTTGCATTAGTTGGCAAATATGTACAACTAAATGATGCCTACTTATCCGTAGTCGAAGCATTACGTCACGCATGTATCTCGCATGATGCATCTTTAGATCTTCACTGGATCAATGCGGAAAACATAGAATCCGAGGGAGCTGAAAAACTACTTCAGGGAATGGACGCAATTGTCGTTCCAGGAGGTTTTGGTAACCGTGGCGTGAATGGGAAAATAGCTGCTATTAGATGGGCAAGGGAGCAAAGGGTACCTTTTCTAGGGCTTTGCTTAGGTATGCAATGTGCTGTCATTGAATGGGCTCGCAATATCGCTGGTTTAGAAGATGCATCTAGTGCCGAACTAAATCCAAATTCAAAACACCCAGTAATTCACTTACTTCCAGAACAACAAGACGTCGTTGATCTAGGAGGAACAATGAGATTAGGAGTATATCCTTGTAGACTTCAAGCAAACACAACCGGACAAAGTTTATACAACGAAGAAGTTGTTTACGAAAGGCATAGACATCGTTATGAATTCAATAATTCATACAGAACTCTACTAATGGAATCTGGGTATGTAATTAGTGGTACTTCACCTGATGGTCGATTAGTAGAGTTAATAGAATTAAAAAATCACCCATTTTTTATTGCATGTCAATATCATCCAGAATTCCTCTCTAGACCAGGAAAACCGCACCCTTTATTTGGTGGTTTGATTCAAGCCGCACAAATGCGTGTACCATCCTCGCCGAGTGAGGCATTTAATCCTCAATCTAAAATTATTGAAAAAAAATCACTAGAACAGCAATAA
- the aspS gene encoding aspartate--tRNA ligase, with product MRNKTCGELRASAISANVQLCGWVDRRRDHGGVIFIDLRDRSGTIQITVDPDQGQDLFNIAESLRNETVLQINGLVRARPDEAINTKIPTGEVEVLAKNIKILNAVTGTLPFSVSIHDEESVKEEIRLRHRYLDLRRERMNNNLRLRHNTVKAARSFLENEGFIEVETPILTRSTPEGARDYLVPSRVCGGEFFALPQSPQLFKQLLMVGGVERYYQVARCFRDEDLRADRQPEFTQLDIEMSFMEEKEIIELNEKLIVSIWKKIKGIDLQTPFPRMTWQESMDRFGTDRPDTRYGMELVNTSDLFSKSGFKVFSNAISSGGCVKCITIEDGNNLISNVRIKPGGDIFSEAQKAGAGGLAFIRVRDDQEVDTIGAIKDNLTTSQIKELLLKTQAKPGDLILFGAGPTNIVNRTLDRVRQFIAKDLKIITDKDLKTQWNFLWVTDFPMFEFNSDENRLEAIHHPFCAPKPEDIGESESVWKDKLPNSNAQAYDLVLNGLEIGGGSLRIHNAELQKIVLEVIGLSKNEAEEQFGFLIDALSMGAPPHGGIAFGLDRIVMLLANEDSIRDTIAFPKTQQARCSMAKAPANVENKQLEDLHIASTWIDPD from the coding sequence ATGCGCAATAAGACTTGTGGAGAACTACGAGCTTCCGCAATTAGCGCAAATGTTCAACTATGTGGTTGGGTTGATCGCAGAAGGGATCATGGCGGAGTAATTTTTATTGATCTAAGAGACCGTTCTGGAACAATTCAAATCACAGTTGATCCAGATCAAGGTCAGGATCTTTTTAACATCGCTGAAAGTCTTAGAAATGAGACTGTTCTTCAGATCAATGGATTAGTAAGAGCAAGACCTGACGAAGCTATTAATACAAAAATCCCAACCGGTGAAGTAGAAGTCTTAGCTAAAAATATAAAAATTCTCAATGCTGTGACTGGTACACTTCCTTTCTCAGTATCAATTCATGATGAGGAGAGTGTTAAAGAAGAAATCAGGCTAAGGCATAGATATTTAGATCTCAGAAGAGAGAGAATGAATAATAATCTTCGATTGAGACATAACACTGTCAAAGCAGCTAGAAGTTTTCTAGAAAACGAAGGATTTATAGAAGTTGAAACACCAATTTTGACTCGCTCAACTCCGGAAGGAGCCAGAGATTACTTAGTCCCCTCACGTGTATGTGGTGGCGAGTTTTTTGCTTTACCGCAATCCCCACAATTATTCAAACAATTGTTAATGGTTGGTGGAGTTGAACGTTATTACCAAGTCGCTCGTTGTTTTCGTGATGAAGATTTACGCGCAGACAGGCAGCCAGAATTTACTCAATTAGATATTGAAATGAGTTTTATGGAGGAAAAAGAGATCATCGAATTAAATGAAAAATTAATTGTAAGTATATGGAAAAAAATTAAAGGGATTGATCTCCAAACTCCATTTCCGAGAATGACTTGGCAAGAATCTATGGATCGTTTTGGAACTGACAGACCTGATACTCGATATGGAATGGAACTTGTCAACACAAGTGATTTATTTTCCAAAAGTGGATTTAAAGTTTTTTCAAATGCTATTTCTTCTGGTGGATGCGTTAAGTGCATCACCATTGAGGATGGAAATAATTTGATTAGTAATGTAAGAATAAAACCGGGTGGAGATATTTTTAGCGAAGCCCAAAAGGCTGGTGCTGGTGGACTAGCATTTATCAGGGTTCGAGATGATCAAGAAGTCGATACAATTGGAGCCATAAAAGATAATTTAACTACCTCGCAAATAAAAGAACTCCTATTAAAAACCCAAGCTAAACCTGGTGATCTAATACTTTTTGGTGCAGGACCCACAAACATTGTTAATAGAACCTTAGATAGAGTTCGCCAATTTATTGCGAAAGATCTAAAGATAATCACAGACAAAGATTTAAAAACTCAGTGGAATTTTCTTTGGGTCACTGATTTTCCTATGTTTGAATTCAATTCTGATGAAAATCGTCTTGAAGCAATTCATCATCCTTTCTGTGCTCCTAAGCCTGAAGATATTGGTGAATCAGAAAGCGTATGGAAAGACAAATTACCCAATTCAAATGCTCAAGCGTATGATCTAGTTCTTAATGGATTAGAAATTGGTGGGGGATCTTTAAGAATTCACAACGCAGAACTTCAAAAAATCGTACTAGAAGTAATTGGTCTATCAAAAAATGAAGCAGAAGAGCAATTTGGTTTTTTAATTGATGCCCTTTCCATGGGTGCTCCACCGCATGGTGGGATTGCATTTGGACTGGACAGAATAGTTATGCTCTTAGCCAATGAAGATTCAATTAGAGATACTATTGCTTTTCCAAAAACACAACAAGCTCGTTGTTCTATGGCTAAAGCGCCTGCAAACGTGGAAAACAAACAATTAGAAGACCTCCACATAGCTTCTACTTGGATAGATCCTGATTGA
- a CDS encoding anthranilate synthase component I family protein: MNNIKRLLCQWESPEQVAYKLIQEWGEAGFIWLDGDGSDLGRWVTLGINPLEQFCSRELENSKKYSNPFKILRELPQGHWTGWLSYEAASWTEPQNPWQQSSMATLWIASHDPILKFDLQNKELWLEGKDETRISIMENFLKSTFHQKLSKPDSEAAKQAERKHSIPLESWDWRLTSQEYSERVDEIKAWIANGDIFQANLTTSCHAPLPESMRPIDVYSKLKKCSSAPFAGVIIGDQMAKGEAIISTSPERFLKALPTGEVETRPIKGTRPRDRDPEKDADWAAELICSPKDHAENVMIVDLLRNDLGRVCQPGSIKVPHLLVLESYSQVHHLTSVVKGRLNTNKTWVDLLEACWPGGSVTGAPKLRACKRLYELEPTARGPYCGSILNINWDGVLDSNILIRSLMIKESTITANAGCGIVADSDSQKEAEEMNWKLMPLLKALT; this comes from the coding sequence GTGAATAATATTAAACGACTACTATGTCAGTGGGAATCACCTGAGCAAGTAGCCTATAAATTGATTCAAGAATGGGGAGAGGCAGGATTTATATGGCTTGATGGCGATGGGAGTGATTTAGGTCGATGGGTCACCTTAGGAATTAATCCTTTAGAACAGTTTTGCTCTAGAGAATTAGAAAATTCAAAAAAGTACTCTAATCCTTTTAAAATTTTACGCGAATTACCCCAAGGGCATTGGACTGGTTGGTTGAGTTATGAAGCTGCATCTTGGACAGAACCACAAAACCCATGGCAACAAAGTTCTATGGCAACTTTATGGATAGCCTCTCATGACCCTATATTAAAATTTGATCTTCAAAATAAAGAGCTATGGCTAGAAGGCAAAGATGAAACGCGCATCTCAATTATGGAAAATTTTCTAAAAAGTACTTTTCATCAAAAGCTTTCCAAACCAGACAGTGAAGCAGCAAAACAAGCAGAACGCAAACACAGTATTCCCCTAGAATCTTGGGACTGGAGGTTAACAAGTCAAGAGTATTCTGAAAGAGTTGATGAGATCAAAGCATGGATTGCGAACGGTGATATCTTTCAGGCTAATCTAACCACCTCATGCCATGCCCCATTGCCAGAATCCATGCGTCCAATAGACGTATATTCAAAACTTAAAAAATGCTCCTCTGCTCCATTTGCTGGAGTAATTATCGGCGATCAGATGGCAAAAGGAGAAGCTATTATATCAACTTCACCAGAAAGATTTTTAAAAGCGTTACCCACTGGAGAGGTCGAAACAAGACCAATCAAGGGAACTAGACCCAGAGATAGAGATCCAGAAAAAGATGCTGATTGGGCAGCAGAGCTTATTTGTAGTCCAAAAGATCATGCTGAGAATGTAATGATTGTAGATCTACTAAGAAATGATCTTGGAAGAGTATGCCAACCTGGTTCAATCAAAGTACCTCATCTACTAGTTTTAGAAAGCTATTCACAAGTTCATCATCTCACTTCAGTAGTTAAAGGTAGACTCAATACAAATAAAACTTGGGTTGACTTGCTTGAAGCCTGCTGGCCAGGTGGTTCCGTAACAGGAGCACCCAAGCTTAGGGCATGTAAAAGATTGTATGAGCTTGAACCAACAGCGAGAGGTCCATATTGTGGATCAATATTAAATATAAATTGGGATGGGGTCCTTGATAGCAATATTCTCATTCGATCTTTAATGATTAAAGAATCCACTATTACTGCTAATGCTGGATGTGGAATTGTTGCAGATTCAGATAGTCAAAAGGAAGCTGAGGAAATGAATTGGAAATTAATGCCACTTTTAAAAGCATTAACATGA